From Granulicella sp. WH15, the proteins below share one genomic window:
- a CDS encoding MerC domain-containing protein, with protein MVDRIGIIASAACFVHCVGAPIVLSLMAVYAHLLPAEETTHRVLAILVTILGAVAILSGYQKHKRRSILALMALGLALISTGALFGDRLPSHWLEVAITLAGSICMITAHRQNHTFCKQCTACT; from the coding sequence ATGGTAGATCGGATCGGAATCATCGCCTCAGCCGCCTGCTTTGTTCACTGCGTCGGAGCACCTATCGTGCTCTCATTAATGGCGGTTTATGCCCACCTGCTACCAGCCGAAGAAACAACTCACCGAGTACTGGCCATCCTGGTAACGATACTCGGAGCAGTAGCCATCCTTTCCGGATATCAGAAGCATAAGAGGCGGTCGATCCTCGCTCTCATGGCGCTTGGCCTGGCACTTATCTCTACAGGCGCACTCTTCGGAGACCGACTGCCCTCACACTGGCTTGAGGTGGCAATTACATTGGCCGGAAGTATCTGTATGATCACCGCACACCGGCAGAACCACACTTTCTGCAAACAATGTACGGCCTGCACCTAG
- a CDS encoding mandelate racemase/muconate lactonizing enzyme family protein, whose amino-acid sequence MTQYSRRSLLKGAALPALGTFALPTLAAAIQTNSSPQQRPRMKITDIRTAQVNVHGPQTHVRVYTDSGLYGQGESTDAAVGTASLVRSFRRILIGQDPLNVEALWERVRVSGIFAGAQGGQYITALTGIEIALWDLAGKILGLPVYQLLGGKFRDKVRIYCDSDMDDPLGPESDKKLPWIKSKGFTAMKIDLDEAKDPARFDSVNWTASNGEIDRMVKWVAHVRESIPKEMDLACDMHGRYDAPTGKKVAKALEPFRLLWLEEPVPPEDIDAMADIRHSTSTPICCGENLYMRWGYTELLQKQAADIIMPDIQKVGGLSEAKKIANMAQAYYIPFAPHCVVSPIGQMASAHVCAAVPNFLVCEWHWINHVDLWTTFVKEGEIIVNGYITVTDKPGIGVEMDEDAAKKAQIKGTPWFEPNL is encoded by the coding sequence ATGACGCAGTATTCGAGAAGGTCATTATTGAAGGGTGCTGCTCTGCCGGCCCTTGGAACCTTTGCCCTTCCTACATTGGCTGCGGCAATACAGACAAACAGTTCACCACAGCAACGTCCCAGGATGAAGATTACAGACATACGTACGGCTCAGGTTAATGTACATGGGCCACAGACTCATGTACGTGTTTACACGGATTCAGGGCTCTATGGACAAGGTGAATCGACTGATGCGGCGGTCGGTACAGCATCATTGGTGCGCAGCTTTCGCAGGATATTGATCGGGCAGGATCCTCTCAATGTCGAGGCTTTATGGGAGAGAGTACGGGTCTCCGGAATCTTCGCAGGGGCGCAAGGTGGTCAATATATTACTGCGCTGACCGGGATTGAGATAGCGCTCTGGGATTTGGCAGGAAAAATACTCGGACTACCCGTGTATCAATTGTTAGGTGGTAAGTTTCGCGATAAAGTGAGGATCTATTGCGACTCCGACATGGATGACCCACTTGGTCCCGAGTCGGATAAGAAACTTCCCTGGATCAAAAGCAAAGGATTCACTGCGATGAAAATCGATCTGGATGAGGCCAAGGATCCCGCACGGTTTGACTCGGTCAATTGGACGGCCAGCAATGGTGAGATCGATCGCATGGTGAAGTGGGTAGCTCACGTTCGTGAGTCGATTCCAAAGGAGATGGATCTGGCCTGCGATATGCACGGCCGCTACGATGCTCCTACGGGCAAGAAGGTCGCAAAAGCGCTGGAGCCATTTAGGCTGCTCTGGCTTGAAGAGCCAGTTCCGCCTGAAGATATCGATGCAATGGCCGACATTCGGCACTCAACGTCGACGCCTATCTGTTGTGGAGAAAATTTGTACATGCGGTGGGGATATACGGAGTTACTCCAGAAGCAGGCGGCTGACATCATCATGCCGGATATTCAAAAAGTAGGTGGGCTTTCTGAAGCGAAGAAGATCGCGAATATGGCGCAAGCCTATTACATTCCGTTTGCTCCTCACTGCGTTGTATCGCCGATTGGGCAGATGGCCTCAGCTCATGTCTGTGCGGCAGTACCTAATTTCCTCGTCTGTGAGTGGCACTGGATCAACCATGTGGATCTTTGGACAACATTTGTGAAAGAGGGCGAAATCATTGTGAACGGCTATATTACTGTGACTGACAAGCCTGGTATTGGAGTTGAGATGGATGAAGATGCTGCCAAGAAGGCGCAGATCAAAGGTACACCCTGGTTTGAACCTAATCTGTAA
- a CDS encoding carboxypeptidase regulatory-like domain-containing protein, with product MGDHMLRRAQIFLGSVLLTVSLASAQTSGTIVGNVHDAMGAQVDGASITVTNIERNTSQTVISGEDGNYVVPFLPPGSYRVTVEKQGFQRQASPPTQIDVDQRARLDFALKVGSISESIEVTSAAPLIRSETAELGEVIGQKPIEALPLNGRNFAQLVYLVPGVTTGQQGENLSGQSTYNPRAASDFNALGAQQNSSGWLVDGIMDNEFTFNTVMVQPSVESISEFKVLTGVYSAEYGRGSGIVTTQTRSGTNQFHGEVFEYHRDKDLSARSYFNRPPAIKQNFIRNQFGAALGGPIWKDKAFFFMDYYGETQIQGNTFVDTVPTALERTGNFSELCAGNGGSLNADGLCIDSGGNPSGGQIYDPYSTTLVTVNGQATFARTPLANNVIPQKYLNAVGLTVASIYPLPQTGGLINNYTDSIGTTLNDNGGNIRVDYKVGSKDSMFGRYSYERFTGFSAKGQGGCCIRTPAGLQEKYNLGPYISGGQNTVLLAGGAVLSETHVFSPSWVNQFSIGYAHTNPLTQQSDYGLNGATGLGINGINFNDATSGIPTLTISGVAGAYTAINDGPNFLPIQARQTSYQIEDSVSWTRGSHSIKFGYRLVDDQASPFTGINTRGTLTFGLNLTNNPQTASGGDGLASLEMGLMANGTAAGATRGVLLNPYVLTTWEHAAYVQDDWKVTPRLSLNLGMRWDLITPYTEQKNRLTNFDMASLSLIYADTPGVSDTANVKTQYRNFGPRIGFSYDITGKGKTVVRGGYAISYFPQEPTGTGLLGIQNPWAVTQNSATFTNNYPTSSQLATSEPLLSQPFPVPTPVKPVGTAALIAANPSIIGLAYANQTPSFQSYTLNIEQQFLNDYLLEVAYAGSHSNHLLYCFNPQEVEPGPSSISSNSRVTIPGIASIRSINYCQNTNRGNYNGLNAKLTKRLSGGLSLIASYSYSKSLDYGGATNSGGAVGSTQTITNILGAYGPSGYNVPHRFVGSYVWELPFGRGRKFLGENRIASAIAGGWEFDGIATIQSGLPFTLTNMSSCPNNATNCWPDRIPGVSLKPAHQDYAHWFNAAAFAVPCQVALTATNGCPTGEAAYRFGTEGRGALRGPQTVNFDLSLARTFPIWRQINLMARLDAFNALNHPPMSFPNQTINSSAPANTSEAITSTILGVDPRDLQISAKINF from the coding sequence ATGGGAGATCATATGCTCAGGCGTGCTCAGATATTTTTAGGTTCAGTCCTGTTGACAGTCTCACTCGCATCCGCTCAGACAAGCGGAACGATCGTAGGAAACGTGCATGACGCAATGGGAGCTCAGGTTGATGGAGCTTCTATAACCGTCACCAATATTGAAAGAAATACAAGCCAGACGGTTATTTCCGGCGAGGATGGAAACTATGTGGTTCCATTTCTTCCGCCCGGAAGTTATCGCGTTACCGTAGAAAAGCAAGGGTTTCAGCGGCAAGCTTCACCACCCACGCAGATAGACGTCGATCAACGCGCGCGCCTTGACTTCGCCCTCAAGGTCGGTTCAATCTCGGAGTCGATTGAGGTGACGAGCGCTGCACCGTTAATCCGATCAGAGACGGCCGAGCTCGGAGAAGTAATCGGACAGAAGCCAATTGAAGCTCTCCCGCTCAATGGTCGCAACTTCGCACAACTTGTCTATCTGGTTCCTGGCGTAACGACAGGACAGCAAGGAGAAAACCTCTCGGGGCAGAGCACTTATAATCCGCGTGCGGCTTCGGACTTCAATGCGCTGGGGGCCCAACAAAACTCAAGTGGATGGCTCGTTGACGGAATTATGGACAATGAGTTCACGTTTAATACAGTGATGGTGCAACCGTCAGTTGAGTCAATCTCAGAGTTTAAGGTTCTTACAGGCGTTTACTCCGCAGAGTACGGCCGCGGCAGCGGTATCGTGACGACGCAGACAAGATCGGGCACAAATCAATTTCATGGTGAGGTATTTGAATACCATCGTGACAAAGATCTGAGCGCGAGAAGCTACTTCAATCGTCCCCCTGCAATCAAGCAAAATTTTATTCGAAATCAGTTCGGGGCAGCATTGGGTGGCCCTATCTGGAAGGACAAAGCATTCTTTTTCATGGATTACTATGGTGAGACCCAGATTCAGGGAAATACCTTTGTCGACACGGTGCCAACGGCCCTGGAGAGAACCGGCAACTTCAGTGAACTCTGTGCGGGAAACGGCGGATCACTCAACGCCGATGGATTGTGTATTGATAGTGGTGGCAATCCGTCGGGAGGTCAGATCTATGACCCATACTCCACGACACTTGTAACGGTAAATGGACAGGCGACTTTTGCTCGTACCCCACTGGCAAATAACGTCATACCTCAAAAATATCTAAACGCTGTTGGTCTCACAGTCGCGAGTATCTATCCATTGCCTCAGACTGGTGGGTTGATAAACAACTATACCGATAGCATTGGAACCACTCTTAATGACAATGGCGGGAATATCCGCGTCGATTATAAGGTCGGCAGCAAGGATTCAATGTTTGGTCGTTACAGTTATGAACGATTTACTGGTTTTTCTGCAAAAGGCCAAGGTGGCTGTTGCATTAGAACACCTGCCGGACTTCAGGAGAAATACAATCTGGGGCCGTATATCTCGGGTGGTCAGAACACTGTTTTGCTTGCTGGCGGGGCAGTACTTAGCGAAACTCACGTTTTTTCGCCATCATGGGTAAATCAGTTCAGTATTGGTTACGCGCATACCAATCCACTGACACAGCAGTCGGATTATGGACTGAACGGTGCAACGGGTTTGGGAATTAATGGAATTAACTTCAACGACGCTACTTCGGGAATTCCGACACTTACCATTTCAGGGGTAGCAGGTGCTTACACGGCAATTAATGACGGACCCAATTTTTTGCCTATTCAGGCACGACAGACCAGCTATCAGATAGAAGATAGTGTTTCCTGGACCAGAGGTTCACATTCAATAAAGTTTGGTTATCGTCTCGTCGACGATCAGGCTTCTCCTTTTACCGGGATCAATACGCGTGGCACTCTTACTTTCGGTCTCAATCTGACAAATAATCCACAGACCGCATCGGGTGGAGATGGCCTTGCATCACTCGAGATGGGGTTGATGGCTAATGGAACTGCTGCCGGGGCGACCAGGGGAGTGCTGCTGAACCCCTATGTATTGACGACTTGGGAACATGCGGCATACGTCCAGGATGATTGGAAGGTAACTCCACGTCTCAGTTTGAATCTGGGAATGAGGTGGGATCTGATTACTCCATATACGGAGCAGAAGAATCGCTTGACGAACTTTGATATGGCGAGTTTGAGTCTGATCTACGCCGATACGCCTGGAGTATCCGATACGGCTAATGTTAAGACTCAGTATAGAAACTTTGGCCCACGTATTGGATTTTCCTATGACATAACAGGCAAGGGCAAGACGGTGGTTCGTGGCGGATATGCGATCTCCTATTTTCCTCAAGAGCCAACCGGGACAGGCCTTCTGGGGATTCAGAATCCATGGGCTGTTACTCAAAATTCTGCAACTTTTACCAATAACTACCCAACAAGTTCACAGTTGGCAACTTCTGAGCCACTATTGTCGCAGCCTTTTCCTGTGCCCACACCTGTGAAACCTGTTGGTACAGCGGCTTTAATCGCTGCAAATCCCAGCATTATTGGATTGGCTTATGCAAACCAAACGCCTTCCTTCCAGAGTTATACGCTCAACATCGAACAGCAGTTCTTGAATGATTACCTACTTGAAGTTGCCTATGCGGGAAGTCACTCGAATCACTTGCTTTACTGTTTTAATCCGCAAGAGGTAGAGCCTGGACCGTCGAGTATTTCATCCAATAGCCGTGTGACTATTCCTGGAATAGCGTCAATCCGCTCGATTAACTACTGCCAAAATACAAATCGCGGAAACTACAACGGTCTGAATGCAAAATTGACCAAGAGGTTGAGCGGGGGATTAAGCCTGATCGCCAGCTATAGCTACTCTAAGTCCCTTGACTATGGCGGAGCTACTAACAGTGGCGGTGCAGTAGGCAGCACGCAGACGATTACAAATATTCTAGGTGCTTACGGACCATCTGGTTATAACGTTCCTCATCGGTTTGTCGGTAGTTATGTCTGGGAGTTGCCCTTCGGCAGGGGGAGAAAATTCTTAGGTGAGAATCGCATCGCTTCTGCGATTGCAGGAGGATGGGAGTTCGATGGAATCGCCACAATTCAAAGCGGCCTACCCTTTACGTTAACAAACATGAGTAGTTGCCCAAATAACGCGACAAATTGCTGGCCGGATAGAATTCCTGGAGTATCGCTAAAGCCTGCTCATCAGGACTATGCCCACTGGTTTAATGCGGCAGCCTTCGCCGTGCCCTGCCAGGTTGCTCTCACAGCTACAAATGGGTGCCCGACGGGAGAGGCCGCATATCGATTTGGAACTGAGGGGCGGGGAGCACTCCGTGGCCCTCAAACAGTGAACTTCGATCTCTCTCTTGCTCGCACCTTCCCGATCTGGAGACAGATTAATCTAATGGCTCGGCTAGACGCGTTCAATGCGCTAAATCATCCTCCCATGAGTTTTCCCAACCAGACGATTAATTCTTCTGCCCCCGCTAATACGTCGGAGGCCATTACCTCAACCATCTTGGGAGTTGATCCTCGTGATCTTCAGATATCCGCGAAGATCAACTTCTAA